CGAGCCGGTCCGTGGTGGTGGTGAGATGCCGCGGACCGGCGACGACGCCGACCCTGGTGTGCCCGAGGCCGAACAGTTCGGCGCCGACCAGGTGGCCGCCCGCCTCGTTGGCCGGGATCACGGCGTGTCCGGTGTGTTCGTGCCGGCCGATGACCGCCACGTGCCCGCCGGTGGACTGGTACACCCGCAGTTTGGCGTCCAGGGTGTGGGTGAACTGCTCGTCGTGGTAGCCGGAGCCGGCCAGGATGATCGCGGCGGCCTGGTTGGCCCGGAGCAGCTCGACGTACTCGAGTTCCCTGTCCGGGTCCCGGTAGGTGTTGCAGATGATGACGAGCCGGCCGTGCTCGGTCGCGACCCGTTGCAGCCCTCGGGTGATCTCGGCGAAGTACGGGTCGGAGACGTCGTGCACGATGACGCCGACCGCGCTGCGATGGTTGCGGGCGAGCTGCTGGGCGTGTGCGTTGGGTACGTACTGGAGTTCCTCGACGGCGGCCAGGACCCGTTCCCGGAGCGCGTCGGTGACGGGTTTCGGACTGCCGTTGATGATTCGGGACGCGGTGGCGGGTGACACACCGGCCCGTCGTGCGACGTCTGCCAGAGTGGCCATTCCCCCGTCCTTCCCCGACCGCCCGCTGGTCGGTTGCAGGTGAGGATATCGCGGTGCCGGATCGGGCTTCATCGCCCGTCGTCGAGGCGTCTGCGGCGGGGCCCGGGACCGCCGGCCGCGACGGTCATGGATCGCTGGTGGCGACGGCCGCGACGGTGGGAGGGCCTTGCCGGAATCGGAACCGAGTCGGTAGCGTAATCGGGAAAGCGCTTACCGGAATGCGGCGTGCTCCACCTCCACCAACGCGCCCCATGACGGCTTCCACCGCACGATCCCGTACCGCCTCGACGAGCGGCATCCGCGGATCAGCCAGCCTGAGGAGGCGACGTATGGCCCGTACCACGATCGGCATTGTGCTCAATGGCGTGACCGGGCGGATGGGCTACCGGCAGCATCTGGTCCGGTCCCTGCTCGCCATCCGCGAGCAGGGCGGACTGCCACTGCCCGACGGACGCCAACTCTGGCCGGAACCGGTGCTGGTCGGCCGCAGCGAGACCAAGCTACGGGAGATCGCGCAGCGGCACGGGCTGACCGAGTGGACCACCGACCTGCCCGCCGCGCTGGCCCGACCGGACGTGCAGATCTACTTCGACTCCCAGGTCACCGCTCAGCGGGAGAAGGCGCTGCGGCTGGCGATCGAGGCAGGCAAGCACATCTACACCGAGAAGCCGACCGCCGAGGACCTGGCCGGCGCGGTGGAGCTGGCCCGGCTGGCCGACGCGGCCGGCATCAAGCACGGGGTGGTGCAGGACAAGCTCTTCCTGCCCGGTCTGCGCAAGCTCGACCGGCTGGTCCGGGGCGGGTTCTTCGGCCGGATCCTGTCCGTACGCGGGGAGTTCGGCTACTGGGTCTTCGAGGGCGACTGGCAGGCGGCGCAGCGGCCGTCCTGGAACTACCGCGCGGCCGACGGCGGTGGCATCACCGTTGACATGTTCCCGCACTGGCACTACGTGCTCGAACAGATCTTCGGCCGGGTGGCGACGGTGGCCGCGCACGTCACCACGCACGTGCCGCACCGCTGGGACGAGGCGGGCGAACGCTACGACGCCACCGCCGACGACGCCGCGTACGGCATCTTCGAGATCGAGCGACCCGGGCAGGACGGCCGGATCGTGGCGCAGATCAACTCCTCCTGGTCGGTCCGGGTCTACCGGGACGAGCTGGTGGAGTTCCAGGTGGACGGCACCGAGGGCAGCGCCGTGGCCGGGCTGCGCAACTGCCGGATCCAGCACCGCGCCAGCACGCCGAAGCCGGTGTGGAATCCGGACCTGCCGGCGACCGAGAACTTCCGGGACCAGTGGCAGGTCGTGCCGGACAACGAGGAGTTCGACAACGGCTTCAAGGCCCAGTGGGAGCTGTTCCTGCGGCACGTGGTGCTCGACGAGCCGTACAGCTGGGACCTGTGGGCCGGTGCCCGCGGCGTACAACTCGCCGAGCTGGGCCTGCTCTCCGCCCGCGAGGGCCGGCGGATCGAGATCCCCGACCTCGGTGGCGAGGCCGCCCGATGACGGTGCCGGCCCGGTTCTCCTTCAACCAGGCCACCGCCAAGTACTGGCCGATTCCGGACCTCGTCGCCGGCTGCGTGGCGGCCGGGGTTCCCGCCGTCGGGCTGTGGCGGGAGGAGACCGCCGCCCACGGCCTGGACAAGACCGCGGCGCTGGTCCGCGACGCCGGGCTCGCGGTCACCTCACTGTGCCGGGGCGGCTTCTTCAACACCCCCGACTGGTACGACGAGAACCGCCGCGCCATCGACGAGGCCGCCACCCTCGGGGCGCCGGTACTGGTCCTGGTCTCCGGCGGGCTGCCCGAGGGCAGTCGGGACGTGGACGCCGCCCGCGCCCACGTCGGTGAGGCGATCGGCGCTCTCGTGCCGTACGCCCGCGACGCCGGGGTACGGCTGGCGATCGAGCCGCTGCATCCGATGTTCTGCTCCGACCGGTGCGTGGTGTCCAGCCTCGGCCAGGCGCTCGACCTGGCCGCGCCGTACCCGAGCGAGACGGTCGGGGTGGTGGTGGACACGTACCACATCTGGTGGGACGACCAGGTCTGGGCGCAGATCGACCGGGCCGGCCGGGAGGACCGGATCGCCTCCTTCCAGGTCGCCGACTGGGCCACCCCGCTGCCCGAGGGGGTGCTGCTGGGCCGGGCGTTGCCCGGTGACGGCTGCGTCGAGTTGCGCCGGTTCCGCCAGGCGGTGGAGGCCGCCGGCTACCAGGGGCCGATCGAGGTCGAGGTCTTCAACGCGGAGGTCTGGGCCCGACCCGGCCAGGAGATCCTGGAAAGTACCCTGGCCGGTTATCTCGCCCACGTGGATTGACCGGGGTTGGTCGGCGCCACCCGGCCCGGGGGAGGATGGGGGCATGGACCAGCCCACTTTCGTGTACGACGGCGACTGCGCCTTCTGCACCACGTGCGCCGACTTCATCGGTCGGCGGATCCCGACCGGGGCCAGGGTGGTGCCCTGGCAGTTCGCCGACCTCGACGCGCTCGGGCTGACCGTCGCCGAGTGCGAGGAGGCGGTCTGGTGGATCGGCACCGACGGCGTACGCGCCGCCGGGCCGGACGCGATCGCCCGGCTGCTCGGTGCGAGCCGGCCGGTCTGGCGGGTGCTCGGTGCCGCGCTGCGGCTGCCCCCGGTCCGGGCGGTGGCCTGGCCCGGGTACCGCTGGGTGGCCCGTAACCGGCACCGGCTGCCGGGCGGTACGGCCGCCTGCTCGCTGCCGCAGGCGACCCGGGAGCGGCTCTACGGTACGGCGGGGGACGGCTGAGCCGTCGGCGTCTCCGGTGCCATCTCCGGCGGCCCGGTGTCCCCGTCGGGGCGGCGGGCCAGCCGGCGTAGCCGGTGGATCGGGCGGAGCCGTTCCAGCTCCAGGAAGCTGGTCATCGCCACCAGGTGCGGGGCGAACGAGATCGTGATGGTGGCGATGGTGACCAGGTGGAACGAGTAGAAGAACGCGACCACCCACTGCCGCCAGCGCGACGAGACCACGAACACCAGCGGGCTGAGCAGCTCGAACGCGATGATGCCGAACTGCGCCGCGATCAACAGGTACGGCACCTGGGCGATCAGGTCGGCCAGGTCGGTGCCGCGCCGGATGATCGCCCGGGCCAGCACCGAGCCGGTCGTCCACTCGATCCCGCCGAACCGGAGCTTGGCCCAGGCGGCCAGGAAGTACGTGCAGACCACGGCGATCTGGGTGACCCGCAGGGCCCAGCCGCCGGCCTCGGTGCTCTCGCGGTCACCGTGCCGGGCCCGGCCGGCGGTCGGCAGTACGGCGAGCGCGATCAGGAGGCCGAACCGGTCGTGGTCCACCTTCCCGTAGCTCATCGCGATGATCATCCACTCGAAATAGAGCAGGAAGACCGCCCAGCCCAGCGCCCGGGGCGCCCGCCCGGTGGCGGCGGCCAGGGCGAGCAGCAGCAGAGCCCAGAAGATGATGTTGACCAGCAGTGGCGTGGGGGTGGGCAGCGGCAGTAGCCGGCCGATGAAGAGCGGCTGGTACAGGTCGCCCGGGATGCTGGCCTTGTCGCGGATCCACGGGGTGAAGACCAGCAGGTCCGCCGCGACGAAGAGGTAGACCAGGGTACGGAAGGCCGCCACCCGTCCCCGGGGCACCGGCTCGGTCAGCCAGCGCGGTACGGCGGACAGCACGCTTTTCACCACGGTCACGGGGCCCGCCACCGGACCACCGTCTCGTCGGTGGAGGTGCCGGTCGGCCGGCCCTCACGGATGCCGTACCAGCGGATCACGATGCGTACCTCGACCAGCGCGGGAGCCTCGGGGTTCCGTTCGGCGTACGCGTCGGCCACCTGGCGCAGCAGCGTCGGGTCGGCGGCGTAGCGGCCCTGCTGCCCCTCGATCTCGGCCCGCCGGATGCCGGTGCTCGTCTCGCCGAGTCCGACGACCGCGCCGGTGGTGTCGACCCCCTCGACCCGGGTGTCCGGGGCCGGATCGTTCGGCGGGTTGGAGCCGGCGTACATCCGGAACGGACCGAACGGGAAATGGTCGTCCTGGCCCCACAGCGTTCCGCCCAGCACCAACGCGCCGACCAGCACCGTGAGGCCCACCCGGATGCTCCGGCCCCGCCTCGTCAACGCGCTCATCGGTTGGAGACCCTACGCGTTACCGCAACCGCCCGGGTACCGTCCTCCTGGCCAGCCGGTCACCACCGCTTCGGCCGGCCGGACGACTTCGGCCGGACACCCGTCGCGGGCGCCCGGCCGAAGACTGTCTTTACCAGGTCAGTGACTGTGCTCCGCGTGCTCGGCGAGCTGCTTGCGCACGTCGTCCATGTCCAGCGCCTGGACCTGCTCGATCAGCGATTCCAGCGCCGACTCCGGCAGGGCGCCCGGCTGGGCGAAAACGATCACGCCATCCCGGACAGCCATGATCGTCGGGATGGAACGGATATCGAACTTCGCGGCGACTTCCTGCTGTGCCTCGGTGTCGACCTTGCCGAAGACGATGTCCCCGTGCTTCTCCGAGGAACGCTCGTATACGGGTGCGAACCGCTTACACGGGCCGCACCAGTCGGCCCAGAAGTCCACCAGCACGATGCCCGGCTGCTCGGTCACCTCGTCGAAGTTGGCTGTGGTCAGCTCAACGGTCGCCATTGATCACTCCGATCACCGCAATTGGCCTTACGTCTGGAGAACCTGTCCGGCCTCCTTCGAATTCCCGGGCCCGCCGGGTTGAAACGGTCATCGTGGGGCGCGTCACGTTCTGGCCCGGCATCGACACGGGTCCCTTGTCGGCCGAATCCGGAAGTGAAACATTGGTGACACAGTCTGGTGACAGTGGGTTATGGGAGCGTTTCCAAGGGTTGCGCTGGCCAATCCGGGTGTGATCGGGAAACTTGCCGGTTGGCAAGCGGAAACAGGTGACATAACGGATGCCTCGTCGCGTACGACCGTTCACGTTCAGTAACATTACAAAAAGGTAACTGTGAGCCCCATCTCTCGTCCGCCTCTTCTGCGGAGTGGGTCGGATCGGGCACAATCTTTCCCATCAGAGCGTGGGCGGCGGGTGCCGGGGAGGGCCCCGCCGCTCATTGCGTCCGGGGTCGGTTTCACCGCTCCCGAGGGACTGTCAATTACCGATAGTGGCGCCGTCGGCGTACCCGGGTAGCCCGGTTGTCCAACGACGGACCGGGCGGCACGGTCGGAACGACCGGGCGGCGAGGCCCGGACCGGCACGGCACTGTCGCTTTTCGGGGCGGAACGGGACCTTTTCCCCAGCAGCGGCATATGCTGACCCGGGAGGGCCGCCATGAGTCACACCGGATCCCCGGACTCGCCCGGCGCCACGCACGGCATGTGGCGCGCGACCACGGCCGGCTACGCCGCCGACGAATGGCAACTGCTCACCCGGCTGCCGGGCCGGGTGATCGTCGCGGCCTCGTCGACCGGGCCGGAGAATCCGGTCCGGGCCGTCACCGAGGGACTGGCCGGCCTGGACGGCATCGCCGCCGGCAGGTCCTTCGACAGCGAACTGGTCCGCGCGGTGGTCGCCACCATCTATGCCGAATCCGACGACGGGCACTCGGCGTCGGTCCGGCCGGACGGATCCGACGGAGAACTCGCCGAACTGCTCCGGTCCTGCCGATCCGCGGTCGAGGCGCTGGCCCGGCACGCCGATCCGGCGGACTCGGCCGCGTACCGCCAGTGGGTGCAGTCCGTCGCGGCCCGGGTCTGTCGCGCCGCCGGTCCCGACGGCCGGCCCCGGCCCTTCGGCGATCCCGTGGACCCCGCGCACCGCCGGCTCCTGGATCAGCTGGGTGAGGCGCTGGGCCTGCGCTCGGCCGGCTGACCGGCGGGCCGTACCCTCTGCAGATCGTGGAGGGCGCCGAGGTCGAGGTCGAGGTGGGGGTCGGGCCGTGGCCGGGCGAGCCGCCGACCGACCCGCGCTACGACCCGGAACTGCTGTCGGACGGCGACCGGCGCAACGTTGTCGACCGGTACCGCTACTGGCGCCGGGAGGCGATCGTCGCCGACCTGGACCTGCGGCGGCACGACTTCCACGTGGCGATCGAGAACTGGCAGCACGACTTCAACATCGGCACGGTGGTCCGGAACGCCAACGCCTTCCTCGCGGCCGAGGTGCACGTGGTCGGCCGTCGACGGTGGAACCGGCGGGGTGCCATGGTGACCGACCGGTACCAGCACGTTCGGCACCACGAGACGATCGAGGGCTTCCTGGACTGGTGCCGATCGTCCGACCTGCCGGTGATCGGGATCGACAACCTGCCCGGATCGCGGCCGCTGGAGAGCGCGGTGCTGCCCCGCCGCTGCGTACTGCTGTTCGGCCAGGAGGGCCCGGGGCTGTCCGAGCCGGCCCGGGTCGCTTCGGTGGCGGTCTTCTCCATCGCCCAGTACGGCTCGACCCGCTCGATCAACGCGGGCGTGGCCAGCGGCATCGCCATGCACGCCTGGGTCCGGGCGTACGGCGGTCCGCCGCCCGACCAGCCCGCCTGACCCTTCGCCCGGCCGGTGTGCGTGGTGGCAGCCTCCAGCACACGAAACCGCCCATACCTGTCTAATTCACTACCCGATACCGCCAGGAACCTCGGAAAAGGCGTCCCGACACGTACGGAGAACGACCGAAAAGGCCGGTTCGCTTGACTCCGGGGCAGTAGTGCGGGGACTGTAGTTCTCGTGGGTGTTGCGGTGAGCTGTCCACGTTGCGGCGGTCCGGTGCGAGCGCCGGACCTGATGCACACTGCGTGGCGATGTCCCGACTGTGGCCCGGTGTCCCCGCTGCACGTCGCGGAGCACATCGGGCCGGAGATCGTGGCCAGCACGATCGAGCGGATCACCGTCGACCGGGGTTCAACCGACCCGGACACGCCCGGCTCCGGTGCCCGCGCCACGCCCTCCGTACCGCTCTGGTGCCCCTGGCCTCTTCCGCCGGGCTGGACCATGACCGGGGTCGGCTGGGCCGGCGACGATCGCGGCGGAGTCCGGGCGACCGCGGTGGCCTGCAGCGGGCCGACCCCACTCGGTGGCGGACCGGCCGACCTGGTGCTGGTTGCCGAGGAGCCCGGCGTCGGCCTGGGCACCCGGCTCGCCGGCACCGCCGGACCGGACCCGGGTCCGCAGCTCAACGAGGCGATCACCGAACCCGGCCCGGGCCATCCCGAGCGGGTCGCGCACGCCAAGGTCCGGGCTGCCGGTCATCCGACTCCACTATGGGCAGTCAAATCTCCGACAGACCGGAGCGCCTACGCCGGTGAAGCTCGGGGGATCTGGCTCTATGCGATAACCTGGCCGGCGAGCGCAGGCTACCTCCTCGCGGAAGACGTCGACCTACACGACTTGACCGAGTGGACACCGCCCGAGCTTGTGTTTGGTGCTCCCTCCCCCTACCTGCACGGGAAGGTCTGAAATGGCCGGTCAGGCAGCGGAACAGGGCGCGCGCGGTTTATTCACCACAGGACAGCTGACTGATACTCTGGGTTTTGCCGCGGTTCGCAGCCCGGTACCGCACGGAGGGATGGCCCGCCATGGTTAAAAAGGTCTTCACCTGGGGCGGTATCGCCTTCCTGGTCTTCTTCGTCGCCTACCAGCCATCCTCCGCGGCCGATGTCTTCAAGTCGCTGGGCGGAGGCCTGCTGGACATCGCCCAGGGCTTCGGCGACTTCTTCACCGACCTCGTCGCTTAGCCGTCGATGGGCAATCCGTCGGGTGAACCCCCTGAGCCCGAGGACGATGCCGAGCGTCGACGGCGCGACCGGGACACCGAACCGATCCCCCGGGTCCGGCCCGACGAGGGTCCGGGGTTCGGCACCGGTCCGGACTACTCCGACGGGCCCTCCTATTCGGACGGCCCGGAGT
The nucleotide sequence above comes from Plantactinospora soyae. Encoded proteins:
- a CDS encoding LacI family DNA-binding transcriptional regulator, which produces MATLADVARRAGVSPATASRIINGSPKPVTDALRERVLAAVEELQYVPNAHAQQLARNHRSAVGVIVHDVSDPYFAEITRGLQRVATEHGRLVIICNTYRDPDRELEYVELLRANQAAAIILAGSGYHDEQFTHTLDAKLRVYQSTGGHVAVIGRHEHTGHAVIPANEAGGHLVGAELFGLGHTRVGVVAGPRHLTTTTDRLAGLRRAAREHGLKFSARQIVYADFERAGGAAATAALLDAHPQLTAIAALNDSMAIGALALLRERGIAVPGQISVVGFDDMPIAGDVMPALTTIRLPLADMGARAMTLALQPPEPLNTPQIEHVDAVLVRRESSGPPPPGS
- a CDS encoding Gfo/Idh/MocA family protein — protein: MARTTIGIVLNGVTGRMGYRQHLVRSLLAIREQGGLPLPDGRQLWPEPVLVGRSETKLREIAQRHGLTEWTTDLPAALARPDVQIYFDSQVTAQREKALRLAIEAGKHIYTEKPTAEDLAGAVELARLADAAGIKHGVVQDKLFLPGLRKLDRLVRGGFFGRILSVRGEFGYWVFEGDWQAAQRPSWNYRAADGGGITVDMFPHWHYVLEQIFGRVATVAAHVTTHVPHRWDEAGERYDATADDAAYGIFEIERPGQDGRIVAQINSSWSVRVYRDELVEFQVDGTEGSAVAGLRNCRIQHRASTPKPVWNPDLPATENFRDQWQVVPDNEEFDNGFKAQWELFLRHVVLDEPYSWDLWAGARGVQLAELGLLSAREGRRIEIPDLGGEAAR
- a CDS encoding sugar phosphate isomerase/epimerase family protein, giving the protein MTVPARFSFNQATAKYWPIPDLVAGCVAAGVPAVGLWREETAAHGLDKTAALVRDAGLAVTSLCRGGFFNTPDWYDENRRAIDEAATLGAPVLVLVSGGLPEGSRDVDAARAHVGEAIGALVPYARDAGVRLAIEPLHPMFCSDRCVVSSLGQALDLAAPYPSETVGVVVDTYHIWWDDQVWAQIDRAGREDRIASFQVADWATPLPEGVLLGRALPGDGCVELRRFRQAVEAAGYQGPIEVEVFNAEVWARPGQEILESTLAGYLAHVD
- a CDS encoding thiol-disulfide oxidoreductase DCC family protein — translated: MDQPTFVYDGDCAFCTTCADFIGRRIPTGARVVPWQFADLDALGLTVAECEEAVWWIGTDGVRAAGPDAIARLLGASRPVWRVLGAALRLPPVRAVAWPGYRWVARNRHRLPGGTAACSLPQATRERLYGTAGDG
- a CDS encoding MFS transporter permease, yielding MVKSVLSAVPRWLTEPVPRGRVAAFRTLVYLFVAADLLVFTPWIRDKASIPGDLYQPLFIGRLLPLPTPTPLLVNIIFWALLLLALAAATGRAPRALGWAVFLLYFEWMIIAMSYGKVDHDRFGLLIALAVLPTAGRARHGDRESTEAGGWALRVTQIAVVCTYFLAAWAKLRFGGIEWTTGSVLARAIIRRGTDLADLIAQVPYLLIAAQFGIIAFELLSPLVFVVSSRWRQWVVAFFYSFHLVTIATITISFAPHLVAMTSFLELERLRPIHRLRRLARRPDGDTGPPEMAPETPTAQPSPAVP
- the trxA gene encoding thioredoxin, whose protein sequence is MATVELTTANFDEVTEQPGIVLVDFWADWCGPCKRFAPVYERSSEKHGDIVFGKVDTEAQQEVAAKFDIRSIPTIMAVRDGVIVFAQPGALPESALESLIEQVQALDMDDVRKQLAEHAEHSH
- a CDS encoding TrmH family RNA methyltransferase — translated: MEGAEVEVEVGVGPWPGEPPTDPRYDPELLSDGDRRNVVDRYRYWRREAIVADLDLRRHDFHVAIENWQHDFNIGTVVRNANAFLAAEVHVVGRRRWNRRGAMVTDRYQHVRHHETIEGFLDWCRSSDLPVIGIDNLPGSRPLESAVLPRRCVLLFGQEGPGLSEPARVASVAVFSIAQYGSTRSINAGVASGIAMHAWVRAYGGPPPDQPA
- a CDS encoding DUF6758 family protein — translated: MHTAWRCPDCGPVSPLHVAEHIGPEIVASTIERITVDRGSTDPDTPGSGARATPSVPLWCPWPLPPGWTMTGVGWAGDDRGGVRATAVACSGPTPLGGGPADLVLVAEEPGVGLGTRLAGTAGPDPGPQLNEAITEPGPGHPERVAHAKVRAAGHPTPLWAVKSPTDRSAYAGEARGIWLYAITWPASAGYLLAEDVDLHDLTEWTPPELVFGAPSPYLHGKV